The sequence GTACTACCGGGTCCACGGCCCGGACGGCCGTTGCGTGATGCACGCGGAGCTCAAGATCGGCGACTCGAAGTACTTCATCGCCGACGAGATCCCGGAAATGGGCAACAAGTCGCCGGAGACGCTCGGGGGCTCGCCGTACGGGATCTATCTCTACGTGAAGGACGTGGACGAGGCATACAAGAAAGCCGTCGACGCAGGCGCCGCCGTCAAGGAGCCGCTCAAGGACATGTTCTGGGGCGACCGTTGCGGGACCGTCTGCGACCCGTACGGTTATTGCTGGACCCTTGCGACGCACAAGGAGGACGTTCCTCCCGAGGAGATGAAGCACCGGCACGAGGAATGGATCAAGGAATGGTCCAAGGGGAAGGAGTCGGGCAAGACCTGCTGACTTTGGGGTGGGGCTTGCCGCACGGACGCGGCGGGCCCCGCTCTCCACGGAAAGCGCTCCTCGTTGACGGCGCCGGCCGTTTCCATTAGTTAGATGGATGGGAGGAGCGTTTTCATGAAACCGCAGAATCCGCAGTACCGGGAACATGCCACGGACATCATCCGGAAGTCCCGTTTCGTGGCGGACATCGGTCTGGTGCTCGACGACCTGGGCCCGGGATGGTGCGAGACGCACATCGACATCCTGCCGAAGCATCTGCAGCAGGACGGCTTCGTTCACGCCGGGGTGCAGGCGACGCTGGCGGACCACACGGCGGGCGGGGCGACCGGGACGCTGGTGCCGGCGGGATTCCTGGTGCTGACGGCGGAGTTCAAGATCAATTTCCTCCGGCCCGCCGTCGGAGAGCGGATCCGGTGCCGGGCGACGGTGCTGAAGTCCGGCAGGACGCTCTCCGTGGCGGAGTCGGAAGTCTACGCGGTCCGGGGAGGCGCGGAGAAGCTGGTGGCCAAGGCGACGGTCACCCTGGCGCCTACCGCTCCCGGAGCTGGCGGTGTGAACGGTACTTGATCTCCTTCTGGATTCCCTTCGCCTCCTCCGTGCTCATGTCGGTCATCGCGTCGAGCCGGCTCCCGTACTCGGCGGCGCGCTCCATCTCGGCCTTCACGGCGGGAGACGGGGGCGCCGCGGCGAGCCCTGCCGCCGCCTTTCCGAGCGTTTCCTTCGCCTGATCCTTCTTCCCCTCGTCGGCCAGCCGGGCCGCTTCCTGCACCAGCACGCTCGACTGCGCCACCGCCTTTTTCTCCTGGACCGAGCGGTCGAACCCTTCCCGGTAGATGCGCTCGTCGCGCACCAGCTCCAGGGAGAATGCCTTCGGGGCGGCGGTCACGGTTTTTTCCGTGGCCGGATCGCGGTAGCGCAGCGCCACCTCGCCGACCTCGAGGACGCCCGTCCGGTCGCCGGTCACGTTGAGGCTCGCGAACACCGTCCTCCGCTCGCCCGCGGGAAGATCGCCCAGCCGGATGACGTAGGCATCGCCCGCCTGCCGCCACTCGCGCCCGAGCGCCGAGCCGAACCGGCAGCCGCTGCGCAGCCGGATCACGATCTCCACTTCGGAGGCGATCGTCCGCGACGCAATGCGGAGCTCGTCGGACAGCGCCGCAACGATCCCTTCCGGGTCTCCGAGATAGCGGTAGTTCCCGTCGCCCGCCGCGGAGATCCCCGCCATCAGCTCCTCGTCGAAATCGTTGCCGACGCCGAAGGTGGACACCGAGACGCCCCGGCGCGCCATGCCCGAGGAGATCTCCCGGAGCGCGCCTCGCCCCGTCACGCCGACGTTGGCCAGCCCGTCGGACAGCAGGAGGACCCGGTTGAGATATCCGCCGCGCCGGCCGCGCAACGCCTGCCGGAACCCTTCTTCAAGTCCGCCGGAAAGGAAGGTGCTCCCCCCGGGATAGAGCCCCTCGATGATGCGGTGGAGCTCCTCGCGGTTCCCGTCCACGCGGCGCGCGGGCCACGGGACCGACACCCGGTCGTCGTAGGTCACGATGGACAGGACGTCCTCGCGCCCCATCATGTCCACGAGTCGATGGGCGGCCGTCTTCACGAAGTCGAGCTTGCGGGCGGCCGACATGGAACCGCTGCGGTCGATGACCAGCGCAAGGTTGACGTTTGGCCGGTCGCGCGGGACCGCGTCGTCGGGCGCGATCACCTGGATCTGAACCGTCCCGTCGCCGGGCCCCGGGATCAGGATCGTCCGGTTCTCCGGCCGGACCTCCATGGAAAGGCGGGTTGCCGAGGCGGGCGCCGCCGCGGGCGCCGCCAGCAAGGCGAATCCGAGCAATGCGGCCGCGATCTTTTTCATGCGATTCCTCCGTTCCTCTCGGGATGTGCGCTTCGTTTCCTGCCGCAT is a genomic window of Thermodesulfobacteriota bacterium containing:
- a CDS encoding PaaI family thioesterase, giving the protein MKPQNPQYREHATDIIRKSRFVADIGLVLDDLGPGWCETHIDILPKHLQQDGFVHAGVQATLADHTAGGATGTLVPAGFLVLTAEFKINFLRPAVGERIRCRATVLKSGRTLSVAESEVYAVRGGAEKLVAKATVTLAPTAPGAGGVNGT
- a CDS encoding VOC family protein; the protein is MMEKARKLSVAVKPIPEGYHSITACMTVKDAAKAIDWYKKAFGAEEYYRVHGPDGRCVMHAELKIGDSKYFIADEIPEMGNKSPETLGGSPYGIYLYVKDVDEAYKKAVDAGAAVKEPLKDMFWGDRCGTVCDPYGYCWTLATHKEDVPPEEMKHRHEEWIKEWSKGKESGKTC
- a CDS encoding VWA domain-containing protein, with translation MKKIAAALLGFALLAAPAAAPASATRLSMEVRPENRTILIPGPGDGTVQIQVIAPDDAVPRDRPNVNLALVIDRSGSMSAARKLDFVKTAAHRLVDMMGREDVLSIVTYDDRVSVPWPARRVDGNREELHRIIEGLYPGGSTFLSGGLEEGFRQALRGRRGGYLNRVLLLSDGLANVGVTGRGALREISSGMARRGVSVSTFGVGNDFDEELMAGISAAGDGNYRYLGDPEGIVAALSDELRIASRTIASEVEIVIRLRSGCRFGSALGREWRQAGDAYVIRLGDLPAGERRTVFASLNVTGDRTGVLEVGEVALRYRDPATEKTVTAAPKAFSLELVRDERIYREGFDRSVQEKKAVAQSSVLVQEAARLADEGKKDQAKETLGKAAAGLAAAPPSPAVKAEMERAAEYGSRLDAMTDMSTEEAKGIQKEIKYRSHRQLRER